A window of Cucurbita pepo subsp. pepo cultivar mu-cu-16 chromosome LG06, ASM280686v2, whole genome shotgun sequence contains these coding sequences:
- the LOC111797673 gene encoding uncharacterized protein LOC111797673 has translation MQSQQGSRIDLGDLKAQIVKKLGNDKSKRYFFYLSKFLGQKLSKVEFDKLCVRVLGRENIQLHNQLIRSILKNACVAKTPPLINVSGHAQSVLQASNNTPCREDAPEQTGSAFPNQNQSIPIWTNGVLPVSPRKGRSVLRGKFRDRPSPLGPNGKTACLSYQSTGTEDRKVITENGNVTMCDYQRPVQQLQAVAELPENDIDGSVQRPSGKPRIRPTEASILEEGEEVEQSDPLSFLRGPLLPPLGIPFCSASVGGARKALPVSSSGSCVDFLSCYDSIGLSDSETVRKRMEQIATAQGLDGVSLECPNILNNTLDVYLKQLIKSCLELVRTRSTFEHTGHPIQKQQNQGKVINGMWPTNHLRVQNSNGRSEVLEEKSFECSVSLLDFKVAMELNPKQLGEDWPLLLEKISMRAFEE, from the coding sequence GATAGTTAAAAAACTTGGAAATGACAAGTCCAAGCGGTACTTCTTCTACTTGAGCAAATTCTTGGGTCAGAAGCTGAGCAAGGTTGAGTTTGATAAGCTGTGCGTTCGTGTGCTTGGAAGGGAGAATATTCAGCTCCACAATCAATTGATAAGGTCAATTTTGAAGAATGCATGTGTAGCCAAGACCCCACCACTTATAAATGTATCAGGACATGCACAATCTGTACTACAAGCTTCGAACAATACTCCTTGTAGAGAAGATGCCCCTGAACAAACTGGATCTGCCTTCCCAAATCAGAATCAGAGTATACCAATTTGGACAAACGGGGTTCTGCCAGTGTCCCCACGGAAGGGTAGATCTGTCTTACGCGGGAAGTTTAGGGATAGGCCGAGTCCGCTTGGTCCAAATGGAAAAACAGCATGTCTTTCGTATCAATCAACAGGTACTGAAGATAGGAAAGTTATTACAGAGAATGGTAATGTAACCATGTGTGACTATCAGAGGCCTGTACAGCAACTTCAAGCAGTAGCTGAGCTACCTGAGAATGACATAGATGGATCAGTTCAGCGCCCGTCAGGAAAACCAAGAATACGTCCAACAGAAGCATCCATTCTTGAAGAAGGAGAGGAGGTGGAACAATCAGATCCCTTAAGCTTCCTTAGAGGTCCTCTACTTCCACCTCTTGGTATTCCATTTTGTTCAGCGAGTGTGGGTGGGGCACGCAAGGCCTTGCCAGTCAGCAGTAGTGGCAGTTGTGTCGATTTTCTGAGTTGTTATGACAGTATTGGATTGTCTGATTCAGAGACAGTGAGAAAACGCATGGAACAAATTGCAACTGCACAAGGGCTTGATGGTGTTTCTTTGGAATGCCCTAACATCCTGAATAATACTCTTGATGTGTACCTGAAGCAATTGATAAAGTCTTGCCTTGAGTTGGTGAGAACAAGGTCTACATTTGAACATACGGGGCATCCGATCCAGAAGCAACAAAATCAAGGGAAggttataaatggtatgtGGCCTACTAACCACCTACGTGTACAGAATAGCAATGGGCGATCTGAAGTTTTGGAGGAAAAGAGTTTTGAATGCTCAGTGTCATTGCTTGATTTCAAAGTTGCTATGGAGCTCAATCCAAAGCAGCTTGGGGAAGATTGGCCTTTGCTGTTGGAGAAAATTAGTATGCGTGCCTTTGAGGAATAA
- the LOC111797139 gene encoding uncharacterized protein LOC111797139, which yields MDEYCSKRVHVGIVSRKGPGVVLRDNMKQRDQSNRHGDRLGCTGKICSSSGAQVGCSNKASSNRLFRSSSGKEVVGSSSAIRNFRNSFPEPFGKLSSKLETDSSDNDSIQDELEELEFTSPPGLLHTGLHVKSERSVPADAMLMERGSCSMNSNNKSKRNTIQRYKVDNQETHASMWPRSLCQISNGGSSSFNSRNLARDSVSEIVSLDSSLLDQNLVRRKNVTKKMIYDGENSSNSREKIVSGTSRGQKCSYRHGISISDQRPGRNVFHKQNVLSSHGTRSWTTGCGGARHSEGISDNMSVHDSIAMTSWTPRIRVSSSSNASSSLQLSSESHSRHRMTYPEPEGYSRSLHAAEAGISSTSTNVNSFRCRNVNGIAEVLLALERIEREERTYEAILLEMSTFLNRLNIYDQHRDMRLDIDNMTYEQLLDLEEGMGTVSTALSEKELTECLHRSIYQSKPEGGMATGSVEDLSDVKCCICQEEYVSGDEVGRLQCEHKYHVACIQQWLRMKNWCPICKSTALSPFQMI from the exons ATGGATGAGTATTGCAGTAAAAGAGTTCATGTGGGAATTGTTTCTAGGAAGGGACCTGGGGTAGTTTTGAGGGATAACATGAAGCAGAGGGATCAAAGTAATCGACACGGCGACCGACTTGGCTGCACTGGCAAGATATGCTCCAGTAGTGGTGCACAAGTTGGCTGTTCGAATAAAGCCAGCTCAAATCGACTATTCCGCAGCTCGAGTGGTAAAGAAGTTGTTGGAAGTTCCTCTGCAATCAGAAATTTCAGGAATTCTTTTCCGGAGCCTTTTGGAAAGCTATCATCTAAGCTTGAAACCGATTCGTCTGATAATGATAGCATTCAAGATGAGTTGGAAGAACTGGAATTCACCTCACCTCCTGGATTGCTCCATACAGGGCTTCATGTAAAATCCGAACGTTCGGTGCCTGCTGATGCCATGTTGATGGAAAGGGGAAGCTGCAGTATGAACTCTAACAATAAATCTAAGAGAAACACCATTCAAAGATATAAAGTGGACAATCAAGAAACTCATGCATCAATGTGGCCTAGAAGTCTTTGCCAGATATCAAACGGTGGTTCCAGTAGTTTCAATTCGAGAAACCTCGCACGTGATTCAGTATCTGAAATAGTTTCATTAGATAGTTCTTTGCTGGATCAAAACCTTGTGAGAAGGAAGAAtgtaacaaagaaaatgatatatgATGGTGAGAACAGTTCCAATTCTAGAGAAAAGATAGTGAGTGGAACTTCCCGAGGACAGAAGTGTAGTTATAGGCATGGCATCTCTATTTCTGATCAAAGACCGGGTCGAAACGTGTTTCACAAGCAAAATGTTCTTTCATCACATGGGACTCGAAGTTGGACGACTGGATGTGGTGGGGCGAGGCATTCTGAAGGCATTAGTGATAATATGTCGGTGCACGATTCAATAGCAATGACTTCATGGACGCCTCGGATTCGTGTCTCCAGTTCCTCAAACGCTTCTAGTTCACTTCAGTTATCTTCAGAATCACACTCCAGACACCGCATGACTTACCCTGAACCAGAGGGCTATAGTCGAAGTCTACATGCTGCAGAAGCTGGTATTTCAAGCACTTCAACAAATGTAAACAGTTTTCGATGTCGCAATGTCAATGGCATTGCCGAG GTATTATTGGCATTGGAGAGAATCGAGCGGGAGGAGCGAACTTATGAG GCCATTCTTCTCGAGATGAGTACGTTCCTTAATCGCCTGAACATCTATGATCAACACAGAGACATGAGACTTGACATTGATAACATGACATATGAG CAACTTTTAGATTTAGAAGAGGGAATGGGGACAGTAAGCACAGCACTGTCTGAAAAAGAACTGACTGAATGCCTTCATAGAAGCATCTATCAGTCTAAACCTGAAGGAGGAATGGCCACGGGTTCGGTCGAGGATTTGAGCGACGTCAAATGTTGTATTTGTCAG GAAGAATATGTGAGTGGAGATGAAGTTGGAAGACTGCAATGTGAGCACAAGTATCATGTAGCATGCATTCAACAGTGGTTGAGGATGAAGAACTGGTGTCCCATTTGCAAATCAACAGCTTTATCACCCTTTCAGATGATTTAA
- the LOC111797138 gene encoding pentatricopeptide repeat-containing protein At5g10690 isoform X2 — MLWIASFSSRHLAWNPSDSMNVFSCSLPSRTADARRRIDSPRSPNLKRLTSRVVRLTRRKQLHQIFEEIEIAKKRYGKLNTIVMNAVLEACVHCGDIDLALRTFNEMSKPDNCGLDNVSYGTLLKGLGEARKIDEAFQLLESVEEGTAIGSPTLSAPLIYGVLNALTEAGDMRRANGLIARYGFLLHEGGNLSISVYNLLMKGYISSGVPQAALALYNEMLNLELKPDKLTYNTLISACVKINKLDAAMYFFEEMKERAGKYNQEDIFPDVVTYTTLLKGFGILKDVRLVHKIVLEMKSSHDLLIDRTAYTAMIDALVNCGSINGALSLFGELLKLSGWNLDLRPKPHLYLTFMRFFSSRGDYRMVKCLHRRMWLDSSGSISPGFQEEADHLLMEAALHDNQIDVATEKLSTIIKRWKGISWSSRGGSVALRIEALLGLTKSFFSPCIFPRVNPGAPIESVMMPFKAVQPLNGNLQLKEVVMRFFDKSVVPIIDDWGRCIGLLHREDCSELESPLWKMMRSPPPGVTTTTSIGHVVNLILRKRFRSTCRPHYLQPINNVGCPTN, encoded by the exons ATGCTATGGATAGCGTCATTCTCCTCTCGTCATTTGGCATGGAATCCATCCGACTCAATGAACGTATTTTCTTGTTCACTTCCTTCTCGCACGGCCGACGCTCGGCGTCGGATAGACTCTCCTCGGAGTCCCAATCTCAAGCGGCTGACCTCTCGTGTCGTCAGGCTCACACGTCGGAAGCAGCTCCACCAG ATATTTGAGGAAATTGAAATTGCCAAGAAACGTTATGGAAAGCTGAATACAATTGTTATGAATGCGGTCCTGGAAGCTTGTGTTCACTGCGGTGATATTGATTTAGCTCTGAGGACTTTTAATGAAATGTCAAAGCCAGACAATTGTGGTTTAGACAACGTCAGTTATGGCACGCTTTTAAAG GGTTTGGGTGAAGCTCGCAAGATTGATGAAGCATTTCAATTACTTGAATCTGTGGAAGAAGGTACTGCTATTGGAAGTCCAACATTGTCCGCACCACTTATTTATGGTGTTCTAAATGCTTTAACCGAAGCAG GAGACATGCGCCGTGCCAATGGTCTAATAGCACGATATGGATTCTTACTTCATGAAGGAGGCAATCTCTCTATATCAGTTTACAACTTATTGATGAAG GGGTACATAAGCTCAGGTGTTCCTCAAGCTGCTTTAGCTCTGTACAATGAGATGCTAAATCTGGAGTTGAAACCTGATAAGCTTACATATAATACATTAATCTCTGCTTGTGTGAAGATCAACAAACTGGACGCAGCAATGTATTTCTTCGAGGAAATGAAG GAACGAGCTGGTAAGTATAATCAGGAAGATATTTTTCCTGATGTTGTGACGTACACTACTTTACTTAAG ggttttgggaTTCTGAAAGATGTCCGTCTTGTTCACAAAATTGTGCTGGAAATGAAGTCTAGTCATGATTTGTTGATTGATCGAACAGCATACACTGCAATGATTGATGCTTTGGTTAACTGTGGCTCTATAAACG GTGctctttctttatttgggGAATTATTGAAGCTTTCTGGATGGAATTTGGACTTGCGGCCAAAACCACATCTCTATCTCActtttatgagatttttctCTAGTAGAGGAGATTATAGGATGGTCAAATGTTTGCATAGACGCATGTGGCTGGACTCCTCTGGAAGTATTTCTCCTGGATTTCAAGAAGAGGCAGATCATCTTCTCATGGAGGCAGCTTTACATGACAATCAG ATTGATGTGGCAACAGAGAAATTATCAACAATTATTAAGAGATGGAAGGGAATCTCGTGGTCCAGCAGAGGAGGCAGT GTTGCTCTGCGTATTGAAGCATTGCTTGGACTCACCAAATCTTTCTTTAGTCCTTGCATATTTCCTCGG GTAAATCCGGGTGCTCCTATTGAGAGTGTCATGATGCCATTTAAAGCCGTTCAGCCATTAAATGGAAACTTACAGTTGAAGGAAGTGGTCATGCGTTTCTTTGACAAATCAGTTGTGCCTATCATAGACGATTGGGGTAGATGCATTGGACTGTTGCACCGAGAAGACTGCTCGGAG TTGGAGTCTCCCCTTTGGAAAATGATGAGAAGCCCTCCTCCCGGTGTTACGACTACAACATCAATCGGACATGTTGTGAATCTAATTCTACGAAAGAG GTTTAGGTCCACTTGCAGGCCACATTATTTACAACCAATAAATAATGTTGGTTGCCCCACCAACTGA
- the LOC111797138 gene encoding pentatricopeptide repeat-containing protein At5g10690 isoform X3, whose protein sequence is MLWIASFSSRHLAWNPSDSMNVFSCSLPSRTADARRRIDSPRSPNLKRLTSRVVRLTRRKQLHQIFEEIEIAKKRYGKLNTIVMNAVLEACVHCGDIDLALRTFNEMSKPDNCGLDNVSYGTLLKGLGEARKIDEAFQLLESVEEGTAIGSPTLSAPLIYGVLNALTEAGDMRRANGLIARYGFLLHEGGNLSISVYNLLMKGYISSGVPQAALALYNEMLNLELKPDKLTYNTLISACVKINKLDAAMYFFEEMKERAGKYNQEDIFPDVVTYTTLLKGFGILKDVRLVHKIVLEMKSSHDLLIDRTAYTAMIDALVNCGSINGALSLFGELLKLSGWNLDLRPKPHLYLTFMRFFSSRGDYRMVKCLHRRMWLDSSGSISPGFQEEADHLLMEAALHDNQIDVATEKLSTIIKRWKGISWSSRGGSVALRIEALLGLTKSFFSPCIFPRVNPGAPIESVMMPFKAVQPLNGNLQLKEVVMRFFDKSVVPIIDDWGRCIGLLHREDCSELESPLWKMMRSPPPGVTTTTSIGHVVNLILRKSGLELLQMVSEPDIRR, encoded by the exons ATGCTATGGATAGCGTCATTCTCCTCTCGTCATTTGGCATGGAATCCATCCGACTCAATGAACGTATTTTCTTGTTCACTTCCTTCTCGCACGGCCGACGCTCGGCGTCGGATAGACTCTCCTCGGAGTCCCAATCTCAAGCGGCTGACCTCTCGTGTCGTCAGGCTCACACGTCGGAAGCAGCTCCACCAG ATATTTGAGGAAATTGAAATTGCCAAGAAACGTTATGGAAAGCTGAATACAATTGTTATGAATGCGGTCCTGGAAGCTTGTGTTCACTGCGGTGATATTGATTTAGCTCTGAGGACTTTTAATGAAATGTCAAAGCCAGACAATTGTGGTTTAGACAACGTCAGTTATGGCACGCTTTTAAAG GGTTTGGGTGAAGCTCGCAAGATTGATGAAGCATTTCAATTACTTGAATCTGTGGAAGAAGGTACTGCTATTGGAAGTCCAACATTGTCCGCACCACTTATTTATGGTGTTCTAAATGCTTTAACCGAAGCAG GAGACATGCGCCGTGCCAATGGTCTAATAGCACGATATGGATTCTTACTTCATGAAGGAGGCAATCTCTCTATATCAGTTTACAACTTATTGATGAAG GGGTACATAAGCTCAGGTGTTCCTCAAGCTGCTTTAGCTCTGTACAATGAGATGCTAAATCTGGAGTTGAAACCTGATAAGCTTACATATAATACATTAATCTCTGCTTGTGTGAAGATCAACAAACTGGACGCAGCAATGTATTTCTTCGAGGAAATGAAG GAACGAGCTGGTAAGTATAATCAGGAAGATATTTTTCCTGATGTTGTGACGTACACTACTTTACTTAAG ggttttgggaTTCTGAAAGATGTCCGTCTTGTTCACAAAATTGTGCTGGAAATGAAGTCTAGTCATGATTTGTTGATTGATCGAACAGCATACACTGCAATGATTGATGCTTTGGTTAACTGTGGCTCTATAAACG GTGctctttctttatttgggGAATTATTGAAGCTTTCTGGATGGAATTTGGACTTGCGGCCAAAACCACATCTCTATCTCActtttatgagatttttctCTAGTAGAGGAGATTATAGGATGGTCAAATGTTTGCATAGACGCATGTGGCTGGACTCCTCTGGAAGTATTTCTCCTGGATTTCAAGAAGAGGCAGATCATCTTCTCATGGAGGCAGCTTTACATGACAATCAG ATTGATGTGGCAACAGAGAAATTATCAACAATTATTAAGAGATGGAAGGGAATCTCGTGGTCCAGCAGAGGAGGCAGT GTTGCTCTGCGTATTGAAGCATTGCTTGGACTCACCAAATCTTTCTTTAGTCCTTGCATATTTCCTCGG GTAAATCCGGGTGCTCCTATTGAGAGTGTCATGATGCCATTTAAAGCCGTTCAGCCATTAAATGGAAACTTACAGTTGAAGGAAGTGGTCATGCGTTTCTTTGACAAATCAGTTGTGCCTATCATAGACGATTGGGGTAGATGCATTGGACTGTTGCACCGAGAAGACTGCTCGGAG TTGGAGTCTCCCCTTTGGAAAATGATGAGAAGCCCTCCTCCCGGTGTTACGACTACAACATCAATCGGACATGTTGTGAATCTAATTCTACGAAAGAG tgggcttgaactgttacaaatggtatctgaGCCAGACATCAGGCGGTGA
- the LOC111797138 gene encoding pentatricopeptide repeat-containing protein At5g10690 isoform X1, with the protein MLWIASFSSRHLAWNPSDSMNVFSCSLPSRTADARRRIDSPRSPNLKRLTSRVVRLTRRKQLHQIFEEIEIAKKRYGKLNTIVMNAVLEACVHCGDIDLALRTFNEMSKPDNCGLDNVSYGTLLKGLGEARKIDEAFQLLESVEEGTAIGSPTLSAPLIYGVLNALTEAGDMRRANGLIARYGFLLHEGGNLSISVYNLLMKGYISSGVPQAALALYNEMLNLELKPDKLTYNTLISACVKINKLDAAMYFFEEMKERAGKYNQEDIFPDVVTYTTLLKGFGILKDVRLVHKIVLEMKSSHDLLIDRTAYTAMIDALVNCGSINGALSLFGELLKLSGWNLDLRPKPHLYLTFMRFFSSRGDYRMVKCLHRRMWLDSSGSISPGFQEEADHLLMEAALHDNQIDVATEKLSTIIKRWKGISWSSRGGSVALRIEALLGLTKSFFSPCIFPRVNPGAPIESVMMPFKAVQPLNGNLQLKEVVMRFFDKSVVPIIDDWGRCIGLLHREDCSELESPLWKMMRSPPPGVTTTTSIGHVVNLILRKRYKMIIIVRHSKFSTYDSSSSRAVGVFTIEQLYGFISPIPMQLQPNIPHKT; encoded by the exons ATGCTATGGATAGCGTCATTCTCCTCTCGTCATTTGGCATGGAATCCATCCGACTCAATGAACGTATTTTCTTGTTCACTTCCTTCTCGCACGGCCGACGCTCGGCGTCGGATAGACTCTCCTCGGAGTCCCAATCTCAAGCGGCTGACCTCTCGTGTCGTCAGGCTCACACGTCGGAAGCAGCTCCACCAG ATATTTGAGGAAATTGAAATTGCCAAGAAACGTTATGGAAAGCTGAATACAATTGTTATGAATGCGGTCCTGGAAGCTTGTGTTCACTGCGGTGATATTGATTTAGCTCTGAGGACTTTTAATGAAATGTCAAAGCCAGACAATTGTGGTTTAGACAACGTCAGTTATGGCACGCTTTTAAAG GGTTTGGGTGAAGCTCGCAAGATTGATGAAGCATTTCAATTACTTGAATCTGTGGAAGAAGGTACTGCTATTGGAAGTCCAACATTGTCCGCACCACTTATTTATGGTGTTCTAAATGCTTTAACCGAAGCAG GAGACATGCGCCGTGCCAATGGTCTAATAGCACGATATGGATTCTTACTTCATGAAGGAGGCAATCTCTCTATATCAGTTTACAACTTATTGATGAAG GGGTACATAAGCTCAGGTGTTCCTCAAGCTGCTTTAGCTCTGTACAATGAGATGCTAAATCTGGAGTTGAAACCTGATAAGCTTACATATAATACATTAATCTCTGCTTGTGTGAAGATCAACAAACTGGACGCAGCAATGTATTTCTTCGAGGAAATGAAG GAACGAGCTGGTAAGTATAATCAGGAAGATATTTTTCCTGATGTTGTGACGTACACTACTTTACTTAAG ggttttgggaTTCTGAAAGATGTCCGTCTTGTTCACAAAATTGTGCTGGAAATGAAGTCTAGTCATGATTTGTTGATTGATCGAACAGCATACACTGCAATGATTGATGCTTTGGTTAACTGTGGCTCTATAAACG GTGctctttctttatttgggGAATTATTGAAGCTTTCTGGATGGAATTTGGACTTGCGGCCAAAACCACATCTCTATCTCActtttatgagatttttctCTAGTAGAGGAGATTATAGGATGGTCAAATGTTTGCATAGACGCATGTGGCTGGACTCCTCTGGAAGTATTTCTCCTGGATTTCAAGAAGAGGCAGATCATCTTCTCATGGAGGCAGCTTTACATGACAATCAG ATTGATGTGGCAACAGAGAAATTATCAACAATTATTAAGAGATGGAAGGGAATCTCGTGGTCCAGCAGAGGAGGCAGT GTTGCTCTGCGTATTGAAGCATTGCTTGGACTCACCAAATCTTTCTTTAGTCCTTGCATATTTCCTCGG GTAAATCCGGGTGCTCCTATTGAGAGTGTCATGATGCCATTTAAAGCCGTTCAGCCATTAAATGGAAACTTACAGTTGAAGGAAGTGGTCATGCGTTTCTTTGACAAATCAGTTGTGCCTATCATAGACGATTGGGGTAGATGCATTGGACTGTTGCACCGAGAAGACTGCTCGGAG TTGGAGTCTCCCCTTTGGAAAATGATGAGAAGCCCTCCTCCCGGTGTTACGACTACAACATCAATCGGACATGTTGTGAATCTAATTCTACGAAAGAGGTacaaaatgattattattgtaaGACATAGCAAGTTTAGCACATACGATAGCTCGAGTTCGAGGGCTGTTGGTGTTTTTACTATCGAGCAATTGTATGGCTTTATTTCTCCCATTCCCATGCAGCTTCAGCCAAACATTCCACATAAGACGTAG
- the LOC111797124 gene encoding uncharacterized protein LOC111797124 yields the protein MEVMFGPPTFNIEVAAATAFDGVSLTPENPAAVVETQNRGRTSFRGSGSGSSIGENSSGSSSSIGVPDGDSDDDGGSGEVQSKSKEGGLCRLDSLEDALPIKRGLSSHFSGKSKSFANLSEVIQVKDLEKPENPFNKRKRILMASKWSRKASFYNWPNPKSMPLLALDEDEEEKYHKEAAAGSDSEDRDRGSDEEDEEDEENERRGRTLGHRFHDRKLVNGFKSKSCFDLQNMNSDNSL from the exons ATGGAAGTTATGTTCGGTCCTCCGACGTTCAACATCGAGGTTGCGGCGGCCACGGCGTTTGACGGCGTCTCTCTTACGCCGGAGAATCCAGCCGCCGTAGTCGAGACTCAGAACCGAGGTCGGACGAGTTTTCGCGGCTCCGGATCTGGTAGCTCGATTGGGGAAAATTCGTCGGGGAGTTCGTCGTCGATTGGAGTTCCTGACGGCGATTCTGATGACGACGGAGGCAGCGGTGAGGTTCAGAGTAAGTCGAAGGAAGGAGGATTATGCAGATTAGATTCTCTTGAAGACGCTCTTCCGATCAA AAGAGGATTATCGAGCCATTTCTCGGGGAAATCGAAGTCGTTTGCGAATCTATCAGAGGTGATTCAAGTGAAAGATTTAGAGAAGCCGGAGAATCCTTTCAACAAGAGGAAGAGGATTTTAATGGCGTCAAAATGGTCGAGAAAAGCTTCGTTCTACAACTGGCCAAACCCTAAATCGATGCCTCTGTTAGCCCTGgacgaagacgaagaagaaaagtatCACAAGGAAGCAGCTGCAGGTTCCGATTCAGAGGACAGAGATCGAGGAAGCgatgaggaagatgaagaagatgaagagaacGAACGAAGAGGACGAACCCTAGGGCACAGGTTCCATGATCGGAAGCTCGTTAATGGCTTCAAATCCAAGAGCTGCTTTGATCTGCAGAATATGAACAGCGATAACTCGCTATGA